In Polyodon spathula isolate WHYD16114869_AA unplaced genomic scaffold, ASM1765450v1 scaffolds_784, whole genome shotgun sequence, the DNA window GTGAcggtgctatgcagtaggagtccgGGTCTCTACAAGGGGTACAATGGGACACCATTCATCTTCATCACAGTGTTGACTGGGCTGGACTTGACGTAGCATTCAGATAATTGCAGCTGATTGACTCAGGAATGACAAATGGCCGATGCAGCAGAGAGAGAGTGCGTTGGAGGGCTGTTTTCTCCTGTGAAAGGGCGTTTGGTCCTGATGGGGTAGGAGTTTAATGTTAATAGGGATTTCAGGACGCTAAGCTCTACACTCTTCTTCTCTCCACAGGGGGGTCTGCTGTCCCTCCTGGGATCGCTGGCAATGATGGCCTGGCTGGGAATGACCCCACACAGTCCGGACACAGAGAAGAAGCGGCTTGCCATTCTCTCAGGGTTCGCCTTCCTTACAGGTGAAGaggctggggaggggaggggaggggcgggGCACATTTCATGGCCAGTAATCAGGGAATGGTTTGagaccctgcagagctgggtctTATAGCTGGTTTCTGAAGTGGTTTCATCAGCGTCTTGGTTCCTGGAAACCCCACTTTATTAAAGAGCAGCTTAGCCTGCAGTCTGTGCCAAAAACAGGCAGCTCGGTCCTGGTTAGTAACATCTATTAAAACTGTAGCGTTATAACATGGAAAGCTGGCCAGCATTTCAGAGCCCCCAGCTTTGAATGCTTGTCATCTGAAAGCGATTAAAAGATGACCAACGAGATCTTCAGCTGACTGGCTTGCTCAGAATTGCTGTTCTGAGATGTGTTCTGATGTCTCTTAACTAACATGGACCGTTTTAAACACCAcagttggttggttggttgttttttttgggcTGGTCTTTGCCGTTGATCAATCTGTTTTTCAGACTGCCGAACGGAGAGCAAAGAGTTGGCTGTTTGGAAGGGCCAGTCCTAGCTGTGCTTCAGCCTTCTCACATTTGCATTCATTTACTATTGCACTGCAGTGTCCTTGTGGATATAACATGTTGCAATGCTAACTTGCTAGTTCATATTGtgttgtagtagtattattatttgcatgtactgtaaactacactgtgtttaaatatgaggcttgcattgtaaccctgtgctgccctgtgacgtgtaagtcaccttggataaaggcgtctgtgTAATCAGTAATAAtaagtggtgtgtgtgtcagtgtgtgtgtgtgtgtgtgtgtgtgtgtgtgtgtgtgtgtgtgtgtgtgtgtgtgtgtgtgtgtgtgtgtgtgtgtgtgtgtgtgtgtgtcagtgtgtgtgtgtgtgttttcagcgTCTCTGTTAATTCTTGCCAGTCAGTACAAAGTAACACttctcttttcttgttttttaattaggTGTGGGCTTGGGGCCGACTATGGACTTTGTCATTTCGATTAATCCCAGGTATGTCTTATCAGGAGATCCTGCCGAGTGAAACCCACTCCAGCAAGAGGCTGGACAGTCTGTCTCGTGGCGTGTGCGTCCTTAATGTGAAAATAGCCCTTCTGTTAAAAACGCGCGCGATCGGGGGACTGCATTTCAAACCCAGCTTTCAAGATAAAATGCgttcaatataaatataaacccagcaaccaaaaaaacaaaaccaacctgctgaACTTCCAAGCTCCTAAAATAACCTTAGACCAGGTTTGCAGCATTAGCGTTTAATAACTGCCATCCTGACCAGAAAGGATGCTCTTAGTGTGCGTACACATGGGAGTGCTGCTGTGAGTGATACTGACACGGTTTTAAAATCTTCAGTTCTGATCATTGCATTCTTGTTTTTCCAGCATCATTTTGACGGCTTTCTTGTCCACGGCTGTGATTTTCGTTTGCTTCACGCTGAGTGCCATGTACGCCCAACGCAGGAGTTATCTCTTCCTCGGAGGTAAGGCTCAGCCTTTTGTTCATGTGTTTccaacagggatggaaatcagactcccattgcatagcagtgtgatcctttcctggttttactacaactTGATACCtctacactggggctaatcaagctcctagtaaaacctggaagagGTGcagctgctgtgcaacaggagtcttatttccagctagattttttttgtttgaactgGTACAAAACGTGCATGATTTTGAGGCGCATGTCCTGGTTTcttaatattttctgttttgttttctaggcaCGCTCATGTCTGGCTTGTCTCTCCTCTTTCTGCTTTCTCTGTTCAACATGTTCTTTGGATCGGCTCTGCTTTTCAAGGTAGGATATTTAAGCAGTTGAATTTGATTTTTCAGTGTGGGGTGCGCAAGTCGATAAGCCTCCATCTAAGAGCACTGCACGCTGCTGAGCGCGCCGTGTTCCTGTTAGTCGCGGACGCTGTGTCGCCCTGATTTTCTCTCACTCCTCTGCTTTCAGGCTCACTTGTACATCGGGCTGGCAGTCATGTGCGCGTTCGTGCTGTTCGACACACAGCTGATAATCGAGAAGGCAGAGATGGGAGACAAGGATTACATCTGGTGAGGGTTTCCTGTGAGAAGCGTGTTGAAGTGGAGTTGGGGTCCCATTTTTATTCATGGAGTTGAAGATGTCATTTTCTGTGCATCCCTTCCTAGGCACTGCGTGGATCTCTTCCTTGACTTTGTCACCATCTTCAGGAAGCTGATGATCATCCTTACCATGAACGAGAAGGtaaaagatttcagttttttttattattgacttTGTGCAGAGCGCTAGAAAGCCGTGTGGATTTAAAGTGCATGCATTGAAAGACTCAAACTCTCTGATTCAAATGTTTTCCTGACGAGTCGACCCTTTTCTCTCATGTGGCTCTATGAGCAGTAATCCTAAACCAGTAAAACACTCTCAGTGTTTGAATACAGGCATGGGCAGTGCCTGCAGGTCATCCTGATAAAAAGATCCCACTGCCCAATCCGTTCTGGTTTCGTTTTCCTGGACGGTTTCTTCTTCCATATCTTCAGACACGTTGTACTCCTTCCTTAGTAAAGCAGCAATTTCAGTGTGACTTTCATTACACAGGACAAGAAAAAGGAGCGGAAGTAGAGGGGACAGTGAAGATGGCTGTGAACTTGATCTCGCATTAAAGGGAAACCTTTCTGAGACCAGGAATCCTCTCCAATGTGTTTCTGCTGCTTTTTTCCCCTGTTTTTTCTGCCTcttaatgagtgttttttttcttctagaataGTGTTTCTTTGTCTGTTTTCTGGTGGGAGTTTGGCTTCATTAGGTTTTGTATAGATGTTTTTTTAAGGAGGGGGGTGCGGTCATGTGACTCAGTGCAGACCTTGCATTGGCTCTGCCGCAGAACTGTCATGATTGGATTCGTCCAGCAGGAggggctgttttaaaaaaaaaaaaaa includes these proteins:
- the tegt gene encoding probable Bax inhibitor 1, with the protein product MNAFDRNINFDALFKFSQISRSTQQHLKNVYSSLAICMLVAAAGAYVHVVLRLFQGGLLSLLGSLAMMAWLGMTPHSPDTEKKRLAILSGFAFLTGVGLGPTMDFVISINPSIILTAFLSTAVIFVCFTLSAMYAQRRSYLFLGGTLMSGLSLLFLLSLFNMFFGSALLFKAHLYIGLAVMCAFVLFDTQLIIEKAEMGDKDYIWHCVDLFLDFVTIFRKLMIILTMNEKDKKKERK